The sequence cattttaaacataacattaaagattaaagagaCTTTAATGATCCCATACTGAGGACATTTATTGGTGCCTAACAAAAAGATTCAAATAAGGGTGATATCTCTAGATTTTATGAAGGCCTGATGACAAAACAAATCCCACTCTAAAGAAAAATGGGGGAAAGACAGAGATTTTTCAATATCAAATGAGGATCGGCTTGATGTATGTAAATTCTAGTGGAAATGCACcaacaacatgtttttctatcCTGTAACTCATTAGCAAACAGATAAGATTGACAATATTAAGGGAAAAGTAGGGTAATAATAACAGTGAGGGTAGGTGGTAGGTGGGGAAATGTTATATAAGGAAAGGTACATATCTGTATagattcacataattttcatgTGTGAGCTGTAACTTTATCAGTGGTAAACAAACATTCTTTTTAGACTGGAACACATTTTAAGTGAATTGTTACAAAAAAGTTTATGAAATTGTGTTCTGACATTAACAATGGTGCTGTGACATAAAACTCACTGTTATTAGTCACATCTTGAGATACAGTACCCTGTAGATAAGCTCAGTACACTGGTACATTACTAATGTTGACTATTAATTagagaaaatatacagtatattgcataaaaacagataataGGGCATATTAGAGTAGaagagacaaataaaatagaCTTGACTACATGACACAGTAAACTGCTATTAATGAAACTGAACAAACTACTGTGGTGGGTGTGAATAAACCAAACATGTTCATGTACTTTAATGACTCAGATTACTTGACAAGAGTAAATAGAAGATAGTGAATGAAGGAGTGGCTTTTGAATAAGAACAAATAAACTACCTTCGGTTGGGTTTGCGGGCTGATCTTTGTTGATAGCCGTCTGGATGTTACTGAAGGAGGCAGGAGGAGCACACTGCTGCAGGACCCCGATGGCGTTACAAAACTGATCTGCAAGCTggatacaacaaaacaatatataGTTAATTTACACTTTCATGTGAGCAGGGAGGTAGTTAGGAGGACGCGCCAGTCAGCCACCGCTTGCTATATTGTCACAGTCAACTCTGAAACTGTGATGTTTCCGACGTTTTAACACTGAAACACCgcagaaaatgtttcattaatTAACCTGAAACTGAACGTGTTTCACGATACAGGCCGTTAACGCGATAGTGAAACAGCAGTTACTGTAATAATAGGGCGACTACCTCGCCATAGAAACCACCTTAAAACAATATAAGAGGTAAAATTCAAACTTTTTACACTCTTAGCTATCAAATTTTCGTCTACAAACTCCAAATGTTACCGAATTGACAGCGTCTTGAAGCTGTGTTAGCCTGTCCGCCATGTCTTCTGTAATTTGACAAAATCCCACTCATTCTCGCGTGAATGTTTTAGACAGCCTAAAATATCGCGGTATTTGAGAAGCTTTGGCTGTCATATTAGCGTTTAGGTTAGCTGTAGCTTGTTAATGAACTTTAGACTGACTTTACATCAAAGGGGAAAGTCTTCACATCTACGCCTCCATGTCTACAGGCATCtccttgtgtttttaaaaaggaataGAGCTACATCAGAGCCGCTGCTTGTTGCTCATTGATGGGGACTTAGCctgtagctaatgttagctactaaACATCAACAGGAAGTAACGGActagatatttttcatttttctaatgTCTTGCACTTTGAGCTCTCCAGGtacagtctttttttctttatttcactttataaCGGTAACTCGAGCCGTTAAATAAACACATGAGGCTTAAATGGATTTGCATGACAGCTTTAGTGTAATTAGTTAATCAGCTAACCGGTTAGCATACACTCCCATGTTAATCATTGTTACTCCTAGTTAATTAACTGAATCAGATACAGTGAAGGTGTTGTTGGCTATAACTTTactacaactacacacacatgTGGTGTGCCGGTAACTAAATATATCTATCATACAACAAGGTAATGTTGAATTAGCTGACACAGCAGCTGTCATCCAAGGAGtgacgaggaggaggatgaggggagggTTAGTCAGTTTCTGGTTGCTTTATTTTTGTCCTgagtattttatttactttagtGACTCTAAGTGGACACCATCTAGAGATGAACATGTAAGGAGCTTCAGTtgagtccaaacttttgactggtactgtgtgtCAgtagatagattttttttattgccatgTATGACAAACACACAAGGCAATAAAAACTCCTCAGAGTAAATAAAGAGTAAAGTCCTAACAGCCAGCAGTAATAAATAATCATGAAGGCCACAGGCAGGCACAAAGGACCCTCTCTGTTGAGCATCGAGGCATGAGCAGCCATGCAGTGAAAGAACTGTTCAATTCACTAAAAAGATTATTGAAGGGGCATTCTTCATAGCAACACTCTTAACCTGTCAGAAAGTGGTGAAACTTCTTGCTGATGAGGCATAATGTGTGTTATTTAGCCCAATTTATTGCCTATAGATAAAAGCTTGATTAAAAGGCAAAGTACAGATGGCAATATGCATCTGAGTAACACAGTGTTTGACCATATCACGCATATTGTTTCATTAAcaagatattttacatttacacaacagataaagtgtatttgtttacaAACTGGAGATGTGAGCTTGAAAGATTACCAGACATTGGTAACCAAAGACGCTATTTAGTAAAATCTAACATTTAATTGATCACTCATAAGGCATCAGATAAATTGATTTATTGCCAACCTATAATATATAACCATCTGTAAATGGAAACATCATTGTGCTATAAAAAGGGTtgggtgatatggacaaaatcaaatatcatgatGTTTTTGACCAAGAACCTCGATATCGTGATTgcgacaatattgtagggatgattATTGGTGCttccacaaaatatttacacaataaggtttttgataaataatcattagtcaTGTGGATATcatgactaagtgggtaaagacaaataatagacCAGCTAGAACAGTCGgataagttcagaaaatgacatcactttactgtagtgcagcttttaaaaccagcaaaagacaacacttatacCATATCATGATgttacaatatccaaaatctaagacgatatctagtctcgTATCACGGTAGTAGTTCCTAATGATTACCTGTATTTTCTCAGGCATGAACTGTACCTTGGAGAAGGTCCTGGCAGACGCCAAATCATTGGTGGAAAGGCTTCGAAACCATGACAACGCTGCAGAGATTTTAATTGAACAGACAACATCCCTCAACAAGCGAGTGGATGCCATGAAGCAGGTAGGGTGTTACATGGTGTTGGTGGtgatttatataaatataaatgctgGTTTCATGTCGAGGAATCCTGCATTGAGACCAAATTGATGAAGGAGAGACAGCTGTTTGAAAGGAGCTAGTGGATAGAGTGAAATCCAGTATGAAGCAGTGacatagttttttgttttttttaaaaaaagatgatttacatttgagaagcagcaGGATTTTGGTTCAATCTGACATTGTAGATTGAACCCTTTCAGTTGTTCATTGGAAGGTCTGGTTGTCTCTTTTTGGCAGTACCAGGAGGAGATTGACTCATTGAACCAGGTTGCACGACATCGGCCTCGTTCCAGTCTAGTCCTGGGAATCCAACAGGAAAACCGTCAGATCAGAGAGctccagcaggaaaacaaagGTAGGCAGTTAATCCGTGATTGTGTCTCCTATTGTTGAATGATTGTGCTGCTCTGTGGTCCGTTTTTGAAAGACACATGTCAAAGAAAATAGGGATTTCTTTAATCCATcaagcagttttgttttttttttgagctgaCACATAGTGGTCTCTACCACCacaattttgtgtgttttactcTTCACAGCAAGGCAACATTAAGCTGACAGATGTCCTTGTAATAGTTTTATGCACTTAGCCTGTGTTCACTGTTTCTGCAGAGCTACGGACGTCGTTGGAGGAACACCAGTCTGCGTTAGAGCTCATCATGACCAAATACAGGGAGCAGGTGTTCAGGCTTCTCATGGCCAGCAAGAGGGACGACCCCGCCATCGTAACCCAGCTGAAGGAGCAGCACACCACGGTCAGTGAGGCCTTCCAGATATCTTATTGGACCTTGATCTTCCAACGTTTTACATTGATTTTGGACTGAATTCAAATTGCAAGCATCActggctttataaataaatttgctttcactttcttttttgtagGAAATGCAAGCACACATAGACAAGATCAATGAGATGGCTTCTGTGATGAGGAAGGCAATAGAGGTGGACGAAGGGCGTGTATgtgaagatgaagagaggatTAAACAACTAGAGGTAAACACAAAAATCCTACCGTCTTACACATTTACTTCCAACAATCCCAAATACACGAGACCCTAGTTGTGTAAGTAAAATGCTGGTGGGGGGGTACGGACTCTTGTCTGTGCACGGAAGTGACGGATCAGCCTGTTAAAACAGTAGGATCGTGTCTTTTGTGATGATATCATCAGGGtcatctcagtttaaatttataacagaaagcctCTGTCACAAGCTGGAGGTCTGAGCTTTAAAGATTATCAGGCATTGAGAGTGTAACCAGGGATGCTATTTAGTTGCATCATGGCCCAGTGTGTTGTAATGTAGCTTTCTCCTCtgatatcattattattattattatgacctATGTTTGGAGATGTTAAAGGTTTGTTTTAACCTATAATGcctaaacacaataaaaacaggacaatatttagagctgaaacatttagtcaatcaattagttgactgtcagaaaaataattggcaacaattttgataatcaagtgaTCATTTAGTGGttattttccaaaatatataaacatcaaCAGCTTCTGAAAGGTGAATACTTGCTAAATTCCTTGttttctatgataataaactgaagatctttgaatTTTCAACTGTCAGTCAGACCAAATAAGGAATTTGAATTTGTCAACTTTGATTTTGTGAAATTACGCTGgtcatttttcactactttctgaTATTTAGTAGATGAAAACGATTGATCAATGATTAATCAACactgaaaatattcattaatcGCAGCCGCATcaataaaatgctgattttaaaTGATATTTCCAAATGTATAGctgtatatttctgtgtgtgtgttctagcTGGAGAACAGTGGACTCAGAGAGCTGCTGGGAATCAGTCGTGAAGCGTTCCTGGTTCTGAAGAGAGAAGAAGCGTCAGAGAGCACGTCGCTGTCGCCGCTGCTCACCAGCACCGACGTCAGCTTACGAAAGAGTTAGAGCCCAGACTGACTGccctccccaccccctcccctcaaCTACTGCCACTACTGTGTACAGTCTGTTGCCACACACCACCTCACCTCTCACCCCACAGACTCTTCTAACCATCTGCCCCCTACTCCTGGTGCATTTTCAGCATGATGGTCCAGAGCTGCATCCCCGTCTGGTGATTCAGACACAAgcagtgtgcacacacatttttctctcttttttttttttttttttgttggtacTTCTGTTATGTTTGCTAATTTTTGCCAGCATGCATGAGCCTGTGGTGCCTGCAAGGTTTTAAAGTGTGAATGAGTAAAAGAAGGGCTTGAgttaaaataaatctgtaaacATGAAATAGTCTCTGTTGGGttcatattgattttatttcacgCTCTGTTTCACGGCACAGATTTCCTTGTTTCGGGTTGGGTTTGGGTTGAACATATGTCTACACAGCCTCTCACCTTCACTAGTTAGTATGTTATTGTAACATAATCATCAGCAGCTGAAAAACAGGAATGGAAACCACAACCAGTCACACAGGATCTGTTGTAACAGCCAACGACAACCAGCCAGAATAGTGAAAAGAGCAGCGTGAGAATGCATTATGTCCGGTGTACATTTCTGTGTCTGTAACAAATCAAGAACTGCAGCTTTTACCGCTTTAGAATATTTTTGTGCACATAAAACAGCATGTTATTATGAATGTCTTTTATGTTGTGATTGGTTATGGTCTGAGATCATATGTCAGCATAGATCTCCCACTCTGCCGCTATTTCCAAGGTCCACAAACAACATTTTAGGGGCGTTTGGAGAGTTTGAATAATGGAATGCCATCGATGGAGAATGGTAAGATTTTAAATAGTAATACTTAAAGTTTATTAAGACCAAATTCCACACAAATATCTTATTGTGATTAGAGATTCTTGTTCTTGAGAAAGCAGCTTAACTCTAGATGTGCTTATTCCATCGTGCCATAGTCACAAGTGCGTGGCTAAGGGTGAAGCACATTATTGCAGACTTGAAGGTGAGCCAATAACTTCTGgaatttattattgtattatagtTTGATAGTCTAATTATtaacaaattacaaaatacaacaaacacagcagtttgCCCACTGGCTGTAAATGGACATAAAACCAGACAAACTAAAAAGACACTGTTAGAAATGTTGCTCATTGGTATTTACTTCTTGCAGTGAAGTGATTTTTCTTCATtaatattaaaggacaggttcacaatttttcaagtttgtcttaaaacaacagtcaggtgcccactggctattaaaatatccgcttcaaatgtgctttcagtgtaggTGAACAAGGCCAAAATGCACTttaaggtttatctgaagcttacatgaggcttcagcagtctgaattagtcatatcaagttgatatctgccacatttacagtctttttagcatcaaatttgttgcattaaatacatttttcacagaaGGAAGAATGTGGATTTtctcacttacattgtaagtacattatgaagggatcttctaatggtcagtatgaacaggaggagtgattatggcaagaaaaatgTTCAATTGAGTccctgacttgaaaaattgtgaacccgtccctTCACTGTAGAGTGGGCGGGAACTATCGCGGGATATTACGTGATTATCGCTGAAGCTTCGTTAAGTAGTTAGAGCGGTAGAGGGAGAGATTTGCTTTAGTAAACCTCTCGGTTTGAGTCAAGCATGTCGCTTTTGCGGTTGCAGGGACCTCTACTACCTAAACACCGGAGAATGCGAGGCTAAAAATGACTTCACTGACCGACAGTTTGAAGCGTTTTGTTGTCCAATAAAGAGGAAAATGTCTCGCTGGGTTTGGtgcccgctgctgctgctgctgctggaattGGGTGAAGTTCAAGCTCAAGTGGAAAGTGAGTTACAAGTGATTTGACGTGCTTTCACTTCCGAGCCATACTAACACTATTAACTGTCTCAGCCTTTAAAACAGGTGAATATGCTTAAAAGGTCGCCTCATAAGGTACTGGATACTGTATGTAAGTCAGTGTTGAGTAGCTTTAGCTGGCTTAATATATGTCATTCTCTCAcagagtttaaaatgtttatttagcCCAGTTTATATATCTCAAACCCCCATACTTCAAGTGCAGTGAATTCAATTACAATGCATGTTAGACGAGTGGTTGTCAAAGTGGGGTCCCGGGACCCTCAGGAGTCCTTGAGGGGGTTGCAGGGAGTCctcagcaaaaaggggaatcacTTATTTTCACTCTAATCCgatccataagtaacacagtgacagaatttatgaatattttggtTTCAATGGTTTCATGCACttgctgtaataaaacatctaaaagcagaaatcttatcagatggggaaCTCTGGGGAAAAAATCTCATCAAATGGGGATCTGTGGtgtaatttgtgtcagtttaaggctccttgacgtgaaaaagtATGAGAACCACTGTATtaaactgatattttatggGGGTTAACACAGAAACGTATTCACAATATTCCTATATCATAATTTTGAGTTAATATTTAGTCAATGTCCTGCTAATAtgtattacagtattacaaCATTACATGAGCTATTGTGTACATTTCTATGTGAAGGGGTAATAAAAAGTGATTTAGCTGGTAAAAGCTGTATAGAAAAGTTCAGCTAACAGCGTCCacattaaaaccaaaacaagatgGTGGTTGTTGTGAGAAAGAGTGACAGTGAAAGCAAGTGGAGTTTGTTCTGATTGGTAAACAAACGTTAGTAGACAGACATCGAGCTGATATGACAAAACAAGCAGACTGATGCTCCGCCGTCTATCTGCTGTAGTTTGACAACATGTGGAAATTCAGATTGCAGCATCAAGGCTCAA is a genomic window of Thunnus albacares chromosome 23, fThuAlb1.1, whole genome shotgun sequence containing:
- the fgfr1op2 gene encoding FGFR1 oncogene partner 2 homolog; translated protein: MSCTLSSPGMNCTLEKVLADAKSLVERLRNHDNAAEILIEQTTSLNKRVDAMKQYQEEIDSLNQVARHRPRSSLVLGIQQENRQIRELQQENKELRTSLEEHQSALELIMTKYREQVFRLLMASKRDDPAIVTQLKEQHTTEMQAHIDKINEMASVMRKAIEVDEGRVCEDEERIKQLELENSGLRELLGISREAFLVLKREEASESTSLSPLLTSTDVSLRKS